CGCGGACCGCCTCGCGGCTGTCGGCGTACGGGGCGATGACCGGGACGACGGTGACGACACCGTTGCGGGCGAGGACCTCGGCGACCAGCCCGATGCGCTGGACGTTGGTGTACCGGTCCTCGCGGGAGAAGCCGAGCCCCGCCGAGAGGAACGTACGGATCTCGTCGCCGTCCAGCACCTCGACCCGGCGGCCCGAGGCGCGCAGCCGCTCCTCGACCGCGCGGGCCACGGTGCTCTTGCCGGAGCTGGGCAGGCCGGTCAGCCACACGGTGGCGCCGCCGGACGGAATGCGGCAGGGATTCAGCACGGGTACCCCCAGGCGCGGGAGATCTCGCGCAGGCGCGCGGGTACTTCTTCGGCGGAAGGCAGAGCGCGGGCCCGCTGGATTCGACCGGATTTGATGTTGTCGCTCCAGTCCCCGATGAATGCCTGGAAAGGGCCGTGGTCCTGCTTCCCGTAATTCAGCATGTCCGGCGTCCATTCGACGCCGATGAATTCGCAGATTTCCTTGGTGACGGCGGCGGGGTCCTCCGTCAATTCCTCGTACCGCACGGTGAGGCCGGGCAGGGCGGCGCGCGCCTCGTGGACGGCGTCCACGTACGTCTTCACCTCGGACACGGTCGCGTCGAGGTCGCGGTCGGGGCGGCCGTTGATGAGCGAACTGACCATGGAGGCCGGGTGGCGGAGGAGGAAGACGAACCGGGCGTCGGGCCAGGCCTCGTGGAGCCGCCGCCAGATGAGGGCGTTGCCCGGCGTCTTGTCGACGATGACGTCTTTGCCGCTGT
The DNA window shown above is from Streptomyces sp. NBC_00247 and carries:
- the cysC gene encoding adenylyl-sulfate kinase: MLNPCRIPSGGATVWLTGLPSSGKSTVARAVEERLRASGRRVEVLDGDEIRTFLSAGLGFSREDRYTNVQRIGLVAEVLARNGVVTVVPVIAPYADSREAVRARHAKSGTRYLEVHVATPVDVCSVRDVKGLYAQQAAGRISGLTGVDDPYEAPESPDLRIEAHRRTVAESADAVLELLDGPDRHGAPVPHDGEDPA
- a CDS encoding sulfotransferase family protein — protein: MGATTTRRPAPARPAPRGARLVPDPVFVISSVRSGSTLLRVLLNSHPSVRAPHEMHLRTLEVRLQKAYSEKAMDKLGLDQEELEHLLWDRVLHRELVHSGKDVIVDKTPGNALIWRRLHEAWPDARFVFLLRHPASMVSSLINGRPDRDLDATVSEVKTYVDAVHEARAALPGLTVRYEELTEDPAAVTKEICEFIGVEWTPDMLNYGKQDHGPFQAFIGDWSDNIKSGRIQRARALPSAEEVPARLREISRAWGYPC